A single Actinomadura algeriensis DNA region contains:
- a CDS encoding AAA family ATPase: protein MSSPRLPDHLEVLLTEEPVLDVYAHGPWRVPDGLYDELRARAVAFNDDPRVAELPRGHGDFYNEGTTAAGAELWSLLTFLLGASALRGGSRGDVDYEVLADFMATPEPSVRDPLAWFSQAGRWRPPGLWLAEPAGDDPALRAIMLDLAREGLDVFEGLEPVERRRRALIGVFDRRAADPVLRECDLTVPKPLLEDAWTAGLTDEELAVLPELAGPVAYLGWACEGFAAAHERIGGVLGADGPGDGADEALARLLLAADVTSVPAELAVVLGTDRHANLRDRLRALRADFAVDPWRHDVRDRLALALVAGEADAARAWLDMAVRITGAVAGLPGAPVAPRDRVPVRAFQADVRRLFTARRVVNPLGAALFPAAAAATSAGEPQAGPDEPDSAPAPGSSGTDEPAGPADDELVGQPELALAVREAVAARLAGERPVRLLITGPAGTGKGTAAELVERRLAVGGAVREAMWISDQVFASLGVSDAVLWLQARVRDCVEARMLLVVDDLERLAAHERCGAAAVEELRRLMARSPALDVVALCRPGGDRRLFDANPALVGAFGTARTRDFGADDFAELFTRAAARRGFAVPGDVAAAAGGRLARTPALLNLRGARLAEHLAERCAEAARARLAEAADAPRTGAHVTPPIVEDDLPERLVPGRPPESDPFAELAACVGIEPAKREIEALVAEAEAARLRREAGMAAAARPRHLVFAGAPGTGKTTVARILGRIYADRGVLSSGHLTEVERADLLGEYATESALRVRRAVEQALGGVLVVRDAHALVSSGDPARGREVLDVLVAAVQAHADDLVVVLTGPEAELNGLLKAHSELAAFFPRTVRFPSLTEDELVRVFAAKAADAGFALADGVLDKVRALLRAAPQGAGTGSARGMVNLLDRAVALQGRRVLADGVVDETESLDEILVEDVPDALARGREGVPGDPLAEIERLIGLDATKREVAALVAEARAGRLRLDAKIAPGSPARHMVFTGNPGTAKTTIARLVAAVYARLGLLSSGHLVEVTRADLVAEFIGQTAPRVRGAVERALGGVLFVDEAYALADVSGDRRDFGHEAIAELLRLMEEHRGDLVVIVAGYKAEMERFVKANPGLESRFPKVLHFPDYSDDELVAIFEFMAAEDGFVLAPGTTEALRALVAGHPRGETFGNARFVRNLLEAAISRQARRITSVEGELPPAEAGTIRPEDLPEAPPAERGGGFGPYL, encoded by the coding sequence GTGAGTTCCCCCCGGCTGCCGGACCATCTCGAAGTGCTGCTCACCGAGGAGCCCGTGCTCGACGTGTACGCGCACGGGCCCTGGCGCGTCCCGGACGGGCTGTACGACGAGCTGCGCGCGCGGGCCGTCGCGTTCAACGACGACCCGCGCGTCGCGGAGCTGCCGCGCGGCCACGGCGACTTCTACAACGAGGGCACGACGGCGGCCGGGGCGGAGCTGTGGTCGCTGCTGACCTTCCTGCTCGGCGCGTCGGCGCTGCGCGGCGGCTCGCGCGGCGACGTCGACTACGAGGTGCTGGCGGACTTCATGGCCACGCCCGAGCCCAGCGTCCGCGACCCGCTCGCCTGGTTCTCGCAGGCGGGCCGGTGGCGGCCGCCGGGCCTGTGGCTGGCCGAACCCGCCGGGGACGATCCGGCCCTGCGCGCCATCATGCTCGACCTGGCGCGCGAGGGCCTGGACGTCTTCGAGGGACTCGAACCGGTCGAGCGGCGCCGCCGGGCGCTGATCGGCGTCTTCGACCGCCGCGCCGCCGATCCCGTCCTGCGCGAGTGCGACCTGACCGTCCCGAAGCCGCTGCTGGAGGACGCCTGGACCGCCGGGCTGACCGACGAGGAACTGGCGGTCCTGCCCGAGCTGGCGGGGCCCGTCGCCTACCTCGGCTGGGCCTGCGAGGGGTTCGCGGCCGCGCACGAGCGGATCGGCGGGGTGCTCGGGGCGGACGGGCCGGGCGACGGGGCCGACGAGGCGCTCGCCCGGCTGCTGCTCGCGGCCGACGTCACGTCCGTCCCCGCCGAGCTGGCCGTGGTCCTCGGCACCGACCGGCACGCGAACCTGCGGGACCGGCTGCGCGCCCTGCGCGCCGACTTCGCCGTCGACCCCTGGCGGCACGACGTGCGCGACCGGCTGGCGCTCGCGCTCGTCGCGGGCGAGGCCGACGCCGCCCGCGCCTGGCTCGACATGGCCGTCCGGATCACCGGCGCCGTCGCGGGCCTGCCGGGCGCGCCGGTCGCGCCGCGCGACCGGGTGCCCGTCCGCGCGTTCCAGGCGGACGTGCGGCGCCTGTTCACCGCGCGCCGCGTCGTCAACCCGCTGGGCGCCGCGCTGTTCCCGGCCGCCGCGGCCGCGACGTCCGCCGGGGAACCGCAGGCCGGGCCGGACGAGCCGGACTCGGCGCCCGCGCCCGGCTCGTCGGGCACGGACGAGCCGGCCGGGCCCGCCGACGACGAGCTGGTGGGGCAGCCGGAGCTCGCGCTCGCCGTCCGGGAGGCCGTGGCGGCGCGGCTCGCGGGGGAGCGGCCCGTCCGGCTGCTGATCACCGGGCCGGCCGGGACGGGCAAGGGCACCGCCGCCGAGCTGGTGGAGCGCCGGCTGGCCGTCGGCGGCGCCGTCCGGGAGGCGATGTGGATCTCCGACCAGGTGTTCGCGTCGCTGGGCGTCAGCGACGCCGTGCTGTGGCTGCAGGCCCGCGTCCGCGACTGCGTCGAGGCCCGGATGCTGCTGGTCGTCGACGACCTGGAACGGCTCGCCGCGCACGAGCGGTGCGGCGCCGCCGCGGTCGAGGAGCTGCGGCGGCTGATGGCCCGCTCGCCCGCGCTGGACGTCGTCGCGCTGTGCCGTCCCGGCGGCGACCGGCGGCTGTTCGACGCCAACCCGGCGCTGGTCGGCGCGTTCGGCACCGCCCGCACCCGCGACTTCGGCGCGGACGACTTCGCGGAGCTGTTCACCCGGGCCGCGGCCCGGCGCGGGTTCGCCGTGCCCGGCGACGTCGCCGCCGCCGCGGGCGGCCGGCTCGCCCGCACCCCGGCGCTGCTCAACCTGCGCGGCGCCCGCCTCGCCGAGCACCTGGCCGAGCGCTGCGCCGAGGCCGCCCGCGCCCGTCTCGCCGAGGCCGCGGACGCACCGCGGACCGGCGCGCACGTCACCCCGCCGATCGTCGAGGACGACCTGCCGGAGCGGCTCGTCCCCGGCCGCCCGCCGGAGAGCGACCCGTTCGCCGAGCTGGCCGCCTGCGTGGGGATCGAACCGGCGAAGCGGGAGATCGAGGCGCTCGTCGCCGAGGCCGAGGCGGCCCGGCTGCGCCGCGAGGCCGGGATGGCGGCCGCCGCCCGGCCCCGGCACCTGGTGTTCGCGGGCGCGCCCGGCACCGGCAAGACGACCGTCGCGCGGATCCTCGGCCGGATCTACGCCGACCGCGGCGTCCTGTCGTCGGGGCATCTGACCGAGGTCGAGCGGGCCGACCTGCTCGGCGAGTACGCGACCGAGAGCGCGCTGCGCGTCCGGCGGGCGGTCGAGCAGGCGCTCGGCGGGGTGCTGGTCGTCCGCGACGCGCACGCGCTCGTCTCGTCCGGCGACCCGGCGCGCGGGCGGGAGGTGCTGGACGTCCTGGTGGCCGCGGTGCAGGCGCACGCCGACGATCTCGTGGTGGTGTTGACCGGGCCGGAGGCGGAGCTGAACGGCCTGCTGAAGGCCCACTCCGAGCTCGCGGCGTTCTTCCCCCGGACGGTGCGGTTCCCGAGTCTCACCGAGGACGAGCTGGTGCGGGTGTTCGCGGCCAAGGCCGCCGACGCCGGGTTCGCGCTCGCCGACGGCGTCCTGGACAAGGTCCGCGCGCTGCTGCGGGCCGCGCCGCAGGGCGCCGGCACCGGCAGCGCCCGGGGCATGGTCAACCTGCTCGACCGCGCGGTCGCGCTGCAGGGCCGCCGCGTCCTGGCCGACGGCGTCGTCGACGAGACCGAGTCGCTCGACGAGATCCTGGTGGAGGACGTCCCGGACGCGCTCGCCCGGGGCCGCGAGGGCGTGCCGGGCGACCCGCTCGCCGAGATCGAGCGGCTGATCGGCCTCGACGCGACCAAGCGGGAGGTCGCCGCGCTGGTCGCCGAGGCCCGCGCCGGGCGGCTCCGGCTGGACGCCAAGATCGCGCCGGGATCCCCGGCGCGGCACATGGTGTTCACCGGCAACCCCGGCACCGCCAAGACCACGATCGCCCGGCTGGTCGCCGCCGTCTACGCGCGGCTCGGGCTGCTGTCGTCCGGGCACCTGGTCGAGGTGACCCGCGCCGACCTCGTCGCGGAGTTCATCGGGCAGACGGCGCCGCGGGTGCGCGGCGCGGTGGAGCGGGCGCTCGGCGGCGTGCTGTTCGTCGACGAGGCGTACGCGCTGGCGGACGTGTCCGGCGACCGGCGCGACTTCGGGCACGAGGCGATCGCCGAGCTGCTGCGGCTGATGGAGGAGCACCGCGGTGACCTGGTGGTCATCGTCGCGGGCTACAAGGCGGAGATGGAACGGTTCGTCAAGGCCAACCCGGGCCTGGAGTCCCGCTTCCCGAAGGTGCTGCACTTCCCCGACTACTCCGACGACGAGCTCGTCGCGATCTTCGAGTTCATGGCGGCCGAGGACGGGTTCGTCCTGGCGCCGGGCACGACGGAGGCGCTGCGCGCGCTCGTCGCCGGGCATCCGCGCGGCGAGACGTTCGGCAATGCCCGGTTCGTCCGGAACCTGCTGGAGGCGGCGATCTCCCGGCAGGCGCGCCGCATCACCTCCGTCGAGGGCGAGCTCCCGCCCGCCGAGGCGGGCACGATCCGTCCCGAGGACCTGCCGGAGGCGCCGCCCGCCGAACGGGGCGGCGGTTTCGGCCCGTACCTGTGA
- a CDS encoding SGNH/GDSL hydrolase family protein, with protein MIEHESAPGAAAERIRTYVALGDSFTEGLNDPYPGRDDRFRGWADRLAEHIAARYPGLCYANLAVRGKLVRQIVDDQVPRAVEMDPDLVTLCAGGNDILRPGADPDALAVLFDDAVRRLRATGSRVVVFTGFDPRGLRNGRRIRGKGATYNMHLRAIADRRGCTVVDLWALRVFDDPRAWFEDRLHLSPEGHRRMALRVAEVIGLPAEGDWREPWPPFERADWLASRREDLHWARAYLLPWIGRRVTGRSSGDGRDPKRPTPLPL; from the coding sequence GTGATCGAACATGAATCGGCGCCGGGGGCGGCGGCGGAGCGGATCCGCACCTACGTCGCCCTCGGGGACAGCTTCACCGAAGGACTGAACGACCCCTACCCCGGCCGGGACGACCGGTTCCGCGGCTGGGCGGACCGGCTCGCCGAGCACATCGCCGCGCGGTACCCGGGGCTGTGCTACGCGAACCTCGCGGTGCGCGGCAAGCTCGTGCGGCAGATCGTGGACGACCAGGTGCCGCGGGCCGTCGAGATGGACCCCGACCTGGTGACGCTCTGCGCGGGCGGCAACGACATCCTGCGTCCGGGCGCCGACCCGGACGCGCTCGCGGTGCTGTTCGACGACGCCGTGCGGCGGCTGCGGGCGACCGGCTCCCGGGTGGTGGTCTTCACGGGGTTCGACCCGCGCGGGCTGCGCAACGGGCGGCGCATCCGGGGCAAGGGCGCCACCTACAACATGCACCTGCGTGCCATCGCCGACCGGCGCGGATGCACGGTCGTCGACCTGTGGGCGCTGCGGGTGTTCGACGACCCCCGCGCCTGGTTCGAGGACCGGCTGCACCTGTCGCCCGAGGGGCACCGCCGCATGGCGCTGCGCGTCGCGGAGGTGATCGGGCTGCCGGCGGAGGGCGACTGGCGCGAGCCGTGGCCGCCCTTCGAGCGGGCCGACTGGCTCGCGTCACGCCGCGAGGACCTGCACTGGGCGCGCGCCTACCTGCTGCCGTGGATCGGCCGGCGGGTCACCGGACGGTCGTCCGGCGACGGCCGCGACCCCAAGCGGCCCACGCCGCTGCCGCTCTGA
- a CDS encoding GTP-binding protein, with protein MTSVKIVVGGGFGVGKTTFVGSVSEIMPLTTEAVMTAASADVDDLSAVPDKTTTTVAMDFGRVSLDSELILYLFGTPGQHRFWFMWDDLVRGAIGAVVLVDTRRLEDCFAAVDYFEELGLPFVVGVNGFHGEFQYAIDDIRDALSISAHVPILQCDARSRESTKQVLITLVQHAMTVHATAGAHAQPAAPPAPPAPPAGPLGTSSPSWT; from the coding sequence CTGACCTCGGTCAAAATCGTCGTCGGCGGCGGGTTCGGGGTCGGTAAGACGACCTTCGTGGGCTCGGTCTCGGAGATCATGCCGCTCACCACCGAGGCGGTGATGACGGCCGCGTCCGCGGACGTGGACGACCTGTCGGCCGTCCCGGACAAGACCACCACGACCGTCGCGATGGACTTCGGCCGTGTCTCGCTCGACAGCGAGCTGATCCTGTACCTGTTCGGCACGCCCGGGCAGCACCGGTTCTGGTTCATGTGGGACGACCTGGTCCGCGGCGCCATCGGCGCGGTGGTCCTCGTCGACACCCGCCGCCTCGAGGACTGCTTCGCCGCCGTCGACTACTTCGAGGAGCTCGGCCTGCCGTTCGTCGTCGGGGTCAACGGGTTCCACGGGGAGTTCCAGTACGCGATCGACGACATCCGCGACGCTCTGTCGATCAGCGCGCACGTCCCGATCCTGCAGTGCGACGCGCGCAGCCGCGAGTCCACCAAGCAGGTGCTGATCACGCTGGTGCAGCACGCGATGACGGTGCACGCCACGGCCGGCGCCCACGCGCAGCCCGCGGCCCCGCCCGCCCCGCCGGCCCCCCCGGCGGGCCCCTTGGGCACGTCCTCCCCTTCTTGGACGTAG
- a CDS encoding DUF742 domain-containing protein, with amino-acid sequence MDRGSPYGGGPGGPGGWPGAPRQPHPVPGRAPAQEDDGEASSLVRPYAVTGGRTKPRYDLAIEALVTAAPYPPRDVAVLTPEYRAIMDLCRQARSVAEVSALLRIPLGVARVLVADMAVEGLLRLHQSQPSTTAGGQPDIRLLERVLSGLRKL; translated from the coding sequence ATGGATCGAGGCAGTCCCTACGGAGGCGGCCCCGGGGGCCCCGGCGGCTGGCCGGGCGCCCCTCGGCAACCGCATCCGGTGCCGGGGCGTGCCCCCGCGCAGGAGGACGACGGCGAGGCCAGCTCGCTGGTGCGGCCCTACGCCGTCACCGGCGGGCGTACCAAGCCGCGGTACGACCTGGCCATCGAGGCGCTGGTCACCGCGGCCCCCTATCCGCCGCGGGACGTGGCCGTGCTGACCCCGGAGTACCGGGCGATCATGGACCTGTGCCGGCAGGCCCGTTCGGTGGCCGAGGTGTCGGCGCTGCTGCGCATCCCCCTCGGGGTGGCGCGGGTGCTGGTCGCCGACATGGCCGTCGAGGGGCTGCTGCGCCTGCACCAGTCGCAGCCCTCCACCACCGCCGGCGGTCAGCCGGACATCCGCTTGCTAGAAAGGGTGCTCAGTGGCCTTCGGAAGCTCTGA
- a CDS encoding roadblock/LC7 domain-containing protein has protein sequence MSGQDLNWLVTNFADRVPKVAHAVVVSSDGLPMAYSAGFPPERADQLSAIASGLMSLTQGAAKIFDAGGVNQTVVEMDRGLLFVMSITNGSVFAVLAAPDCDLGLVAYEMTLLVERVGRVLSPALRGQAEPHGPSVTEMGAGPARY, from the coding sequence GTGAGCGGGCAGGATCTCAACTGGTTGGTGACGAACTTCGCTGACCGTGTACCGAAGGTCGCGCACGCCGTCGTGGTCTCCTCGGACGGTCTGCCGATGGCGTACTCGGCGGGTTTCCCGCCGGAGCGCGCGGACCAGCTGTCGGCGATCGCGTCCGGCCTGATGAGCCTGACGCAGGGCGCGGCGAAGATCTTCGACGCGGGCGGCGTGAACCAGACGGTCGTCGAGATGGACCGCGGGCTGCTGTTCGTGATGTCGATCACCAACGGCTCGGTGTTCGCGGTGCTCGCCGCCCCCGACTGCGACCTCGGGCTGGTCGCGTACGAGATGACGCTCCTGGTGGAGCGGGTGGGCCGCGTGCTGAGCCCGGCCCTGCGCGGGCAGGCGGAACCGCACGGCCCGTCCGTGACCGAGATGGGCGCCGGGCCCGCCCGCTACTGA
- a CDS encoding nitrate- and nitrite sensing domain-containing protein: MPQRLIALILLPTIAAVALAGVRISSSVSEAGAYGRVERMAELGVGITRFVQEFTAERDLAVEYSAAGRPGVLLPDLEAQQKRTDAQLEPVRRAAVAIDGSYGAEAVGDARAVLSRLDGVTALRSLVVGSKVPAFIVLQKYTEATEEMIGVLDGISQNVADGALAESSRALGALARAKEAVSRERALLLVGARVGGLAPNEMTALTAARAQEDSELASFRASASVEQNQLYEDTVVGAEVDQARVLRQRVISAVEVTNGPLGRTLGSARSAEVIRPAMTSMIDKMRQVEQDLAQDIKAQSDAGGADARQSMLIDVITVVVLLALVLLLTVVMARSLVRPLRRLQSGALEIAGSRLPGLVERLRDPEAAAGGIEVEPIDVDSRDEIGQVARAFDEVHREAVRLAADEAVLRGNINAMFVNLSRRSQSLIERQLRLIEELEQSERDEEQLANLFRLDHLATRMRRNNENLLVLGGQEQVRRWRKPVPLIDVVRASLSEVEQYERVSLRVQGDMTVAGPAVNDLVHLLAELVENATTFSSEHTKVTVSGQLLSGGGSMLQITDNGVGMAPEELEQANWRLVNPPVIDFGAARRMGLFVVGRLAIRHGVRVELRAAQGGGLTAFVVLPDAVVSAGESGGIGARGLPGREAAEQGPLATLTAPAEAPAIGTTGAFQPDDAGTTGMPALGTGPGGNGGSHPMVGGTGPLRPLRGATGPQPTMNDSGPFGAPGGTGAHAARPGTGPLPRVPANEPSRHPSERPTEEWRPDDDEPTRRPGELPVRQPGAQLPGRPGDDGGANGLFEPRNEQPEQRHERPDEPGPDAFGRPGGEPVVPEAQPMVPEPRSARHIPWETGPLDQLGEQYGEHTGGPADATIADGSLNGAAQGAERGWAGSGWGETGDRAPAEPARPDVPASYGFAGRQVEDVPAEPAREPSMFDRPAQIPAAPPQGAAGPPQAPPAPPQAQAGPPRMPERSPIFDAMQSEWFQRRSGETVNEDPVKGWESPADAGFRAAEAARQPVAEKRTSVGLPKRVPGKNRVPGAVGKPGGTMQPPTVPTADPTAGHPPQRPQAAPAQGVQGQGAQGQDAPAQGRPEEQQGLGQAADVRRNRFASLQRGVNRGRTETRGGGTSGEAPSQDDGETGGTR; the protein is encoded by the coding sequence GTGCCACAGCGGCTCATCGCGCTGATCCTGCTCCCGACGATCGCCGCCGTCGCGCTCGCCGGAGTGCGAATCTCCAGCTCTGTGAGCGAGGCGGGGGCGTACGGGCGCGTGGAGCGCATGGCGGAGCTGGGAGTCGGCATCACCCGGTTCGTCCAGGAGTTCACCGCCGAGCGCGACCTGGCCGTCGAGTACAGCGCGGCCGGCCGGCCCGGCGTGCTGCTGCCCGACCTGGAGGCTCAGCAGAAACGGACGGACGCGCAGCTCGAACCGGTGCGCAGGGCCGCGGTGGCCATCGACGGCTCCTACGGCGCCGAGGCCGTCGGCGACGCGCGGGCGGTGCTGAGCCGTCTCGACGGCGTCACGGCGCTGCGCTCGCTCGTCGTGGGCAGCAAGGTCCCGGCCTTCATCGTCCTGCAGAAGTACACCGAGGCCACCGAGGAAATGATCGGCGTCCTCGACGGTATCTCGCAGAACGTGGCGGACGGCGCGCTGGCCGAATCGAGCCGGGCGCTCGGCGCCCTCGCCCGCGCCAAGGAGGCCGTCTCCCGGGAACGGGCGCTCCTCCTCGTCGGCGCGCGCGTCGGTGGGCTGGCACCGAACGAGATGACCGCGCTGACCGCCGCGCGCGCGCAGGAGGACAGCGAGCTCGCGTCCTTCCGCGCCTCGGCGAGCGTGGAACAGAACCAGCTGTACGAGGACACGGTCGTCGGCGCCGAGGTCGACCAGGCACGGGTGCTGCGGCAGCGGGTGATCTCCGCGGTCGAGGTGACCAACGGACCGCTGGGCCGCACGCTCGGCTCCGCCCGCTCGGCCGAGGTCATCCGTCCGGCGATGACCAGCATGATCGACAAGATGCGCCAGGTCGAGCAGGACCTCGCCCAGGACATCAAGGCGCAGAGCGACGCGGGCGGCGCGGACGCCCGGCAGTCGATGCTCATCGATGTGATCACCGTCGTCGTGCTGCTGGCCCTCGTGCTGCTGCTCACCGTCGTCATGGCCCGGTCGCTGGTGCGACCGCTGCGCCGGCTGCAGTCCGGCGCGCTGGAGATCGCCGGCAGCCGGCTGCCCGGCCTGGTCGAGCGGCTCCGCGACCCCGAGGCCGCGGCCGGGGGCATCGAGGTCGAGCCCATCGACGTCGACTCCCGCGACGAGATCGGCCAGGTGGCACGGGCGTTCGACGAGGTCCACCGCGAAGCGGTCCGGCTGGCGGCCGACGAGGCCGTCCTGCGAGGCAACATCAACGCGATGTTCGTCAACCTCTCGCGCCGCAGCCAGTCCCTCATCGAGCGCCAGCTGCGCCTCATCGAGGAACTGGAGCAGAGCGAGCGCGACGAGGAGCAGCTCGCCAACCTGTTCCGCCTCGACCACCTCGCCACCCGCATGCGCCGCAACAACGAGAACCTGCTGGTCCTCGGCGGCCAGGAGCAGGTGCGGCGGTGGCGCAAGCCCGTCCCGCTCATCGACGTCGTGCGCGCTTCGCTGTCGGAGGTCGAGCAGTACGAGCGCGTCTCGCTGCGCGTCCAGGGCGACATGACCGTCGCCGGACCCGCCGTCAACGACCTCGTCCACCTGCTGGCCGAGCTCGTCGAGAACGCCACGACCTTCTCTTCTGAGCACACCAAGGTGACGGTGTCGGGCCAGCTGCTCAGCGGCGGCGGCTCGATGCTGCAGATCACCGACAACGGCGTGGGGATGGCCCCCGAGGAACTCGAGCAGGCCAACTGGCGGCTGGTGAACCCCCCGGTCATCGACTTCGGCGCCGCCCGCCGCATGGGCCTGTTCGTGGTCGGCCGCCTCGCCATCCGGCACGGCGTCCGCGTCGAGCTGCGCGCCGCACAGGGCGGCGGGCTCACCGCGTTCGTCGTCCTGCCGGACGCCGTCGTCAGCGCCGGCGAGTCGGGCGGCATCGGCGCCCGCGGCCTGCCCGGCCGCGAGGCCGCCGAGCAGGGCCCGCTGGCGACTCTCACCGCGCCCGCCGAGGCGCCCGCCATCGGCACGACCGGCGCGTTCCAGCCGGACGACGCCGGCACCACCGGCATGCCGGCGCTCGGCACCGGCCCCGGCGGGAACGGCGGCTCGCACCCGATGGTCGGCGGCACCGGACCGCTGCGCCCGCTGCGCGGCGCCACCGGCCCGCAGCCGACCATGAACGACTCCGGCCCGTTCGGCGCCCCGGGCGGGACCGGCGCGCACGCCGCCCGCCCCGGCACCGGCCCGCTCCCGCGGGTCCCGGCGAACGAACCGTCCCGGCACCCGTCCGAGCGGCCCACCGAGGAGTGGCGTCCGGACGACGACGAGCCGACGCGCCGCCCCGGCGAGCTGCCGGTGCGGCAGCCGGGCGCCCAGCTGCCCGGTCGTCCCGGCGACGACGGCGGCGCGAACGGGCTGTTCGAGCCGCGCAACGAGCAGCCGGAACAGCGGCACGAGCGGCCGGACGAGCCGGGGCCCGACGCCTTCGGCCGGCCGGGCGGCGAGCCCGTCGTCCCCGAGGCGCAGCCGATGGTGCCCGAGCCCCGTTCGGCACGGCACATCCCATGGGAGACCGGCCCGCTCGACCAGCTCGGCGAACAGTACGGTGAGCACACCGGCGGACCGGCGGACGCCACCATCGCGGACGGCTCCCTGAACGGCGCGGCGCAGGGCGCCGAGCGGGGATGGGCCGGAAGCGGATGGGGCGAGACCGGCGACCGCGCCCCCGCGGAGCCCGCGCGGCCGGACGTCCCGGCCTCGTACGGATTCGCGGGCCGCCAGGTCGAGGACGTCCCCGCGGAACCCGCGCGGGAACCGTCCATGTTCGACCGTCCGGCGCAGATCCCCGCCGCACCGCCGCAGGGCGCGGCCGGGCCGCCGCAGGCCCCGCCCGCACCGCCGCAGGCCCAGGCCGGGCCGCCGCGGATGCCCGAGCGCTCACCGATCTTCGACGCGATGCAGTCGGAATGGTTCCAGCGCAGGTCGGGGGAGACGGTGAACGAGGATCCGGTGAAGGGCTGGGAGTCTCCGGCGGACGCGGGGTTCCGCGCCGCCGAGGCCGCCCGGCAGCCAGTTGCGGAGAAGCGCACGTCGGTCGGGCTGCCCAAGCGGGTGCCCGGCAAGAACCGCGTGCCGGGAGCGGTCGGCAAGCCGGGCGGCACGATGCAGCCGCCCACCGTGCCGACGGCGGACCCGACCGCGGGGCACCCGCCGCAGCGGCCGCAGGCCGCGCCCGCACAGGGCGTGCAGGGGCAGGGCGCGCAGGGACAGGACGCGCCGGCGCAGGGCCGGCCGGAAGAGCAGCAGGGACTCGGCCAGGCGGCCGACGTTCGCCGCAACCGCTTCGCGAGCCTGCAGCGCGGCGTCAATCGGGGCCGCACCGAGACTCGCGGCGGAGGCACGTCAGGTGAGGCGCCGTCACAGGACGACGGCGAGACAGGAGGCACCCGGTGA
- a CDS encoding ABC transporter substrate-binding protein: MRQSLRLSALFGAVALVVSLAGCGDSETSSGPNGLEKDTITVAALPLADNVAVYIAQKEKLFEKEGLEVKIEPVQQSTKAIPALVKGDVNVIAGANYVSFLQANEKGTLDLSVLAEAASMTSHMMDALVMPDSKIKTPKDLEGKKVAVNILNNIQSLTLDAILKANNADPSKVEYVSVPFPQMAAALEKGQVDAIHTVEPFTSATEKDLGARVAVDGGAEPVTNTPIAGYISTQKFAKENPKTAAAFQRAIFAAQKIAAGDRKKVEDILPTYTKIDAKVASVITLPGYPTSLNTTRMQKVVDLMDSAKLLKEKPDLKTILFQPSA; this comes from the coding sequence ATGCGGCAATCCCTTCGTCTGTCAGCGCTGTTCGGCGCTGTCGCCCTCGTCGTGTCCCTCGCCGGCTGCGGAGACTCCGAGACCTCCTCGGGCCCCAACGGTCTCGAAAAGGACACGATCACGGTGGCCGCGCTTCCCCTGGCGGACAACGTGGCGGTCTACATCGCGCAGAAGGAGAAGCTCTTCGAAAAGGAGGGACTCGAAGTCAAGATCGAGCCCGTCCAGCAGAGCACCAAGGCCATCCCGGCTCTCGTCAAGGGCGACGTCAACGTGATCGCCGGCGCCAACTACGTGTCCTTCCTCCAGGCGAACGAGAAGGGCACCCTCGACCTGAGCGTTCTCGCCGAGGCCGCCTCGATGACCTCGCACATGATGGACGCGCTGGTCATGCCGGACTCCAAGATCAAGACGCCGAAGGACCTCGAGGGCAAGAAGGTCGCGGTCAACATCCTGAACAACATCCAGTCGCTGACGCTGGACGCCATCCTCAAGGCCAACAACGCCGACCCGTCCAAGGTCGAGTACGTGTCGGTGCCCTTCCCGCAGATGGCCGCGGCGCTGGAGAAGGGGCAGGTCGACGCGATCCACACGGTCGAGCCGTTCACCTCCGCCACCGAGAAGGACCTCGGCGCCCGCGTGGCCGTCGACGGCGGCGCCGAGCCGGTGACCAACACCCCGATCGCCGGCTACATCAGCACGCAGAAGTTCGCCAAGGAGAACCCGAAGACGGCCGCCGCGTTCCAGCGGGCGATCTTCGCCGCGCAGAAGATCGCGGCCGGCGACCGCAAGAAGGTCGAGGACATCCTGCCGACCTACACCAAGATCGACGCGAAGGTCGCCTCGGTGATCACGCTGCCGGGCTACCCCACGTCGCTGAACACCACCCGCATGCAGAAGGTCGTCGACCTCATGGACTCCGCCAAGCTCCTCAAGGAGAAGCCGGACCTGAAGACGATCCTGTTCCAGCCGTCGGCATGA